The following proteins come from a genomic window of Lytechinus pictus isolate F3 Inbred chromosome 1, Lp3.0, whole genome shotgun sequence:
- the LOC135155411 gene encoding uncharacterized protein LOC135155411 translates to MHKYQPSYLRTGRQARSAMALTYSSDGTAAGLAPQRRPGSLQKFHANATRDVRRTANKSGPEYHQTEYNLQRCPQSWPEACSHPSTSCVWDQVSLNVLSIAHNTISLLIPDVCQAIIEEDKGEMMKCPTTPNEWRAISDQFMEKWNFPHTCGALDGKHVSCKCPNYKGFYSVVLMALVDADYRFIWVDIGGMGSASDAQIYNASELRECVEDGSLGLPDPDPLPNDNQDVPYFFVGDDAFALRPNMMKPYSLRGMTQSESIFNYRLSRARRVVENAFGILSNRYQNLLTTMQQQPATVKLIVTACIILHNLMRTRYPGMQNQQLDRAEDLGHDYVPGAWRSCLNMQDTISVAGSNTSSREGKRQRNLIKHWVNSEAGAVPWQEKMI, encoded by the exons ATGCACAAATACCAGCCATCCTACCTCCGCACCGGCCGGCAGGCGCGGTCAGCCATGGCGCTTACATACTCAAGCGATGGCACTGCCGCTGGATT AGCTCCGCAACGAAGACCAGGCAgccttcaaaaatttcatgcgAATGCCACCAGAGATGTTCGACGAACTGCTAACAAGAGTGGGCCCGAGTATCACCAAACAGAATACAACCTACAGAGATGCCCTCAATCCTGGCCTGAAGCTTGCTCTCACCCTTCAACATCTTGCGTCTGGGACCAAGTATCGCTCAATGTCCTCAGTATCGCTCACAATACCATATCCCTGCTCATCCCAGATGTGTGCCAGGCCATCATCGAAGAGGACAAGGGTGAGATGATGAAGTGCCCCACAACTCCCAATGAGTGGCGTGCCATATCTGACCAGTTCATGGAGAAGTGGAACTTCCCCCATACATGTGGTGCACTCGATGGAAAGCATGTCAGCTGCAAATGTCCAAACTACAAAGGATTCTACTCCGTTGTCCTCATGGCGCTCGTAGATGCTGATTATCGCTTCATCTGGGTAGACATTGGTGGTATGGGATCGGCATCGGACGCTCAGATCTACAATGCTTCTGAGCTGAGAGAATGTGTTGAAGATGGCAGTTTAGGCCTCCCGGATCCAGATCCTCTTCCCAACGACAACCAGGATGTACCATACTTTTTCGTCGGCGACGATGCATTCGCTCTACGCCCTAACATGATGAAGCCGTACAGTCTTAGAGGTATGACGCAGTCGGAGAGCATCTTCAATTATCGGCTTTCCCGAGCCAGAAGGGTTGTCGAAAATGCCTTCGGCATTCTGTCCAACAGGTATCAAAATCTCCTGACCACAATGCAGCAGCAGCCAGCTACCGTCAAGCTCATTGTCACGGCATGCATCATCCTCCACAACTTGATGAGGACAAGGTACCCAGGTATGCAGAACCAGCAGCTTGACCGTGCCGAGGACCTTGGTCATGACTACGTCCCAGGAGCATGGAGATCATGCCTTAACATGCAAGACACCATCTCTGTCGCTGGCAGCAATACCTCCAGCAGGGAAGGAAAAAGGCAGAGGAATCTTATCAAGCACTGGGTCAACTCCGAAGCCGGTGCCGTTCCATGGCAGGAGAAAATGATATAG